CGCCCCGCGGAGACGGCAAACCCTACGAAGAACAGATCACCTTCGTCAAAGACCGTCCCGGCCACGACAGACGCTACGCCATCGACGCGGACAAGATCAAAAGGGAGCTGGGCTGGCAACCGAAAGAGAGCTTCGAAAGCGGCATGGGAAAGACCGTCGACTGGTACCTGGCAAACCGAGCGTGGACCGCGGCCATTCTCGACGGCAGCTATCGATGCGAAAGGCTGGGATTGAGCCAGTGAGCGCTTTGATTTCTCTCCGGCAGGCACAAACGATCAAACGACAAGAAGCGTGCGAAGAATGTCTTTGCGTTTGGGAAGCCGGTTGTCACGTTCCTTTCGAGATCAAGCGGGCCTACCACATCGGGGGCGTTGAAGCGGGCATCGTTCGGGGGCATCACGCCCACAAAAGCCTGGAACAAATTCTCCTCTGTCCCTATGGAACCATCGAAGTAACCCTTGACGACGGGACCCTGAAAGAATCTGTGCTCCTTGACCGTCCCGACAAAGGACTCTATGTTGGGCCAGCCCAATGGCGTACCATGAAGTGGATTGTCACCGGCAGTGTCCTTTTTGTCTTTGCATCCCAGCACTACGATGAGGCGGACTACATTCGGGATTACCATGCTTTTCTTGCCTTCGCCAGGAAGGAGCAATGAGATGGCCATTCCTTTCAATCGATTGGCGCCACTTTATGAACAGCACCGAAACGAGTATGACGAGGCTGCTCTCCGCGTCCTTGCGTCGGGTTGGTATGTTCTCGGCAAAGAATTAGAAGCCTTCGAACAAACCTTTGCCTCCTTTATCGGAACAAGCTACTGCGTAGGCCTCAACTCCGGTCTTGACGCCCTCACGTTGGGTCTGCGGGCAATGGGAATAGGACCCGGTGATGAGGTTATCGTTCAGGCCAACACCTACATTGCTACTGTTTTAGCCATTTCGGAAAATGGGGCTACTCCCGTCTTCGTCGAGCCCGATTCGTTCTACGGCATTGATCCGGCACGAATTGAGGAAGCCATCACGC
The DNA window shown above is from Aminithiophilus ramosus and carries:
- a CDS encoding sugar 3,4-ketoisomerase; translation: MSALISLRQAQTIKRQEACEECLCVWEAGCHVPFEIKRAYHIGGVEAGIVRGHHAHKSLEQILLCPYGTIEVTLDDGTLKESVLLDRPDKGLYVGPAQWRTMKWIVTGSVLFVFASQHYDEADYIRDYHAFLAFARKEQ